In Planctomycetia bacterium, one DNA window encodes the following:
- a CDS encoding ATP-dependent Clp protease adaptor ClpS: MNQGTVATAPAQAPAKPDAKQLPPYRVLLHNDDENTIEEVVESILMLTPLRHADAVMKTFEAHETGVALLLVTHRERAELYVEQFRSRRLSVTIEPAD, encoded by the coding sequence ATGAATCAGGGTACCGTCGCCACCGCCCCAGCCCAGGCGCCTGCCAAACCGGACGCCAAGCAGCTTCCGCCCTATCGGGTGCTGCTGCACAATGACGACGAGAACACCATCGAGGAGGTCGTCGAAAGCATCCTCATGCTGACCCCCTTGCGCCATGCCGATGCCGTGATGAAGACATTCGAGGCGCACGAGACCGGCGTGGCCCTGCTGCTGGTCACCCATCGCGAGCGCGCGGAGCTGTACGTCGAGCAGTTTCGCTCACGCCGGCTTTCGGTCACCATCGAGCCGGCGGACTAA
- a CDS encoding PQQ-like beta-propeller repeat protein translates to MQFNTIDRSKASLAGLVMFAVAVPAWAAGPSAEAEKNWPAWRGPHNSGVAPKAKPPVEWSEEKNIRWKMEIPGKGHATPIVWGDRVYVQTAIEMKDGGGGPDGGEEEGGLSPMPAPHHDSSMEVMDAQPDQPRPRRPGGRRGGGFGRGQEAPKNTYRFEVLALDRKTGKTIWTRTVKEEKPHESGHTDATQASNSPVTDGEHLYAFFGSRGLHCLTMDGTLKWSKDLGKMQTRNQFGEGSSPALHGDTIVVQWDHEGDDFIAAFNKKTGEEIWRVARDEHTSWCTPLVIDVGGKAQVVAVAQNHICAYDLKTGKEIWRCGGMTANTIPSPMIDGDLLYCISGFRGAAALAIRYAGAKGDITDSPAIAWKYERDTPYVPSAVTCGKHLYFIDNNRPLISCIDKKTGEPVYEKQRLTGIDGVYASLLAADGRVYVAGRNGTTIVLKDGPQLNVLATNKLDDGFDASPVAVGNELFLRGRSHLYCIAEK, encoded by the coding sequence ATGCAATTCAACACAATTGATCGATCGAAGGCGTCGCTCGCGGGACTGGTGATGTTCGCGGTCGCGGTCCCCGCCTGGGCCGCGGGACCGTCCGCCGAAGCGGAGAAGAACTGGCCGGCGTGGCGCGGGCCGCATAACAGCGGCGTGGCGCCGAAAGCAAAACCTCCTGTGGAGTGGAGCGAGGAGAAGAACATCCGCTGGAAGATGGAGATTCCCGGCAAGGGCCACGCGACGCCGATTGTCTGGGGCGATCGCGTGTATGTTCAAACGGCGATTGAGATGAAAGATGGCGGCGGCGGTCCGGATGGCGGAGAAGAGGAGGGCGGCCTGTCGCCGATGCCCGCGCCGCATCATGATTCGTCGATGGAAGTCATGGATGCACAGCCCGATCAGCCGCGTCCACGGCGACCCGGTGGAAGACGTGGCGGCGGCTTTGGCCGCGGGCAGGAGGCTCCCAAGAACACCTATCGGTTTGAGGTACTTGCGCTGGATCGCAAGACCGGCAAGACGATCTGGACCAGGACGGTGAAGGAAGAAAAGCCGCACGAGTCGGGCCACACCGACGCGACGCAGGCATCGAACTCGCCGGTGACCGACGGCGAGCACCTTTACGCATTCTTCGGCTCGCGCGGGCTGCACTGCCTCACGATGGACGGCACGCTGAAGTGGAGCAAGGACCTGGGCAAGATGCAGACGCGCAACCAGTTCGGTGAGGGCAGCTCGCCGGCGCTGCACGGCGATACGATCGTGGTGCAGTGGGACCACGAGGGCGACGACTTCATCGCTGCGTTCAATAAAAAGACGGGTGAGGAAATTTGGCGCGTCGCGCGCGACGAGCACACGTCCTGGTGCACGCCGCTGGTGATCGATGTCGGCGGCAAGGCGCAGGTCGTCGCCGTGGCGCAGAACCACATCTGTGCCTACGACCTGAAGACCGGCAAGGAAATCTGGCGCTGCGGCGGCATGACCGCCAACACCATCCCCTCGCCGATGATCGACGGCGATCTGCTCTACTGCATCAGCGGCTTTCGCGGAGCGGCCGCACTGGCCATCCGCTACGCCGGCGCCAAGGGCGACATCACCGACTCGCCGGCCATCGCGTGGAAGTACGAACGCGACACGCCGTACGTCCCATCGGCCGTCACTTGCGGCAAGCACCTGTACTTCATCGACAACAATCGCCCGCTGATTTCCTGCATCGACAAAAAGACCGGCGAGCCGGTTTACGAAAAACAGCGGCTCACCGGCATCGACGGCGTTTACGCGTCACTGCTCGCGGCCGATGGTCGGGTGTACGTAGCCGGGCGAAACGGCACGACGATCGTGCTGAAGGACGGCCCGCAGTTGAACGTCCTGGCGACGAACAAGCTCGACGACGGCTTCGATGCATCGCCGGTGGCCGTCGGGAACGAGCTGTTCCTGCGCGGTCGCTCGCACCTGTACTGCATCGCGGAGAAATAA
- a CDS encoding S9 family peptidase, with protein sequence MRTYRLGLSGVVAAWVVLSSLAGAGLSARAEERAGKTDVARREVGEVILENVPEIPAALRDRMNQYLNMRAAGILDFEESTGAILISTRFGNTDQLHIVDHPLGARRQITFFDEPVRSGAFVPGSKGRKLFYLMDKGGSEYNQIYLLNLDDGTSRMLTDGKSRNEALTVSHDGSRIAFASSLRNGKDTDIYLADAPDYKPRLAIEATGAYYPVSFSPDAKQLSFIEYISEKVAYIHVMDTATGKAKPISSRDEKFAYGGGAFSADGKHLFFTSDRGGQFHVLYRRDLASGADTAITTNLPWDVEGIEVSPAGNYIAFTANEDGQSRLYLMRPDSSGYEPVPALPMGVLGGLKFSNDGKRLGLSLQTPTGPSDVHVYTPADGKLTRWTQSELGGLNTDRFITPQRIAFPTFDQVDGKQRMIPAYYYRPRGKGPFPVIINIHGGPEAQERATFKGIAQYWASESNIAVIVPNVRGSTGYGRDYHMLDDGFKREDSVKDIGALLDWIGKQEELDAKRVAVYGGSYGGYMVLACLTHYPERIKAGVDIVGIANFVTFLEKTAPYRRDLRRVEYGDESDPKMREFLTKISPLNNADKITSALYVQHGANDPRVPAYEAEQIVKTMREKGRTVWYMLAKDEGHGFAKKANRDLALLSAVMFLDEQLKN encoded by the coding sequence ATGCGTACCTATCGTTTGGGATTGAGCGGTGTCGTCGCGGCGTGGGTCGTGTTGAGCAGCCTGGCCGGCGCGGGATTATCGGCGCGGGCCGAGGAGCGCGCGGGCAAGACGGACGTCGCCCGGCGCGAAGTCGGCGAAGTCATTCTCGAAAACGTGCCCGAGATTCCGGCCGCCCTGCGCGATCGCATGAATCAGTATCTGAACATGCGCGCCGCAGGCATTCTTGATTTCGAGGAATCGACCGGCGCGATTCTCATCTCGACGCGCTTCGGCAACACCGACCAATTGCACATCGTCGATCACCCGCTGGGCGCGCGGCGACAGATCACCTTCTTCGATGAACCGGTGCGCAGCGGCGCCTTCGTGCCGGGCAGCAAGGGCCGCAAGCTGTTCTACCTGATGGACAAGGGCGGTTCGGAGTATAACCAGATCTACCTGCTCAACCTCGACGACGGCACCAGCCGCATGCTGACTGACGGCAAAAGCCGCAACGAAGCGCTGACCGTCTCGCACGACGGCTCGCGCATCGCGTTCGCCAGTTCGCTCCGCAACGGTAAAGATACGGACATCTACCTCGCCGATGCCCCCGACTACAAGCCGCGTCTGGCGATCGAGGCGACCGGCGCGTACTACCCCGTCAGCTTCAGCCCCGACGCCAAACAGCTCTCGTTCATCGAATACATCTCCGAGAAGGTCGCCTACATCCACGTCATGGATACCGCGACCGGCAAGGCCAAACCAATCAGCAGCCGGGATGAGAAGTTCGCCTACGGTGGCGGAGCTTTCTCGGCCGACGGCAAGCATCTCTTTTTCACGTCCGATCGCGGAGGACAGTTCCACGTGCTCTACCGCCGTGACCTCGCCTCCGGCGCGGACACCGCCATCACAACGAACCTGCCGTGGGATGTCGAAGGAATCGAAGTCTCTCCGGCCGGCAATTACATCGCCTTCACCGCCAACGAGGACGGCCAGTCGCGGCTCTACCTGATGCGTCCGGATTCATCGGGCTACGAGCCGGTCCCGGCGTTGCCGATGGGCGTGCTGGGCGGGCTGAAATTCTCAAATGACGGCAAGCGGCTGGGCTTGAGTCTTCAAACGCCGACCGGACCGTCGGACGTTCACGTCTATACGCCGGCCGACGGAAAACTGACCCGCTGGACGCAGAGCGAACTGGGCGGGCTGAACACCGACCGATTCATCACGCCGCAGCGCATCGCGTTCCCCACGTTTGATCAGGTCGACGGCAAGCAGCGAATGATCCCCGCGTATTACTACCGGCCGCGCGGCAAGGGGCCGTTCCCGGTCATCATCAACATCCACGGCGGGCCGGAGGCGCAGGAGCGTGCGACGTTCAAGGGCATCGCGCAGTACTGGGCCAGCGAGTCGAACATCGCCGTGATCGTGCCGAACGTTCGCGGCTCGACCGGCTACGGGCGGGACTACCACATGCTGGACGACGGCTTCAAGCGCGAAGACAGCGTCAAGGACATCGGCGCGCTGCTGGATTGGATCGGCAAGCAGGAGGAGCTGGATGCGAAGCGCGTCGCGGTGTACGGCGGGTCGTACGGAGGGTACATGGTGCTGGCGTGTCTGACGCATTACCCCGAACGCATCAAGGCCGGCGTGGACATCGTCGGCATCGCGAACTTCGTGACGTTCCTCGAGAAGACGGCGCCCTATCGGCGCGACCTGCGCCGCGTGGAATACGGCGATGAGAGCGACCCGAAGATGCGTGAGTTCCTGACGAAGATCAGCCCGCTCAACAACGCCGACAAGATCACCAGCGCGCTGTACGTGCAGCACGGCGCCAACGACCCGCGCGTGCCGGCTTATGAAGCCGAGCAGATCGTCAAGACGATGCGTGAAAAGGGCCGCACCGTCTGGTACATGCTGGCCAAGGACGAGGGGCACGGCTTCGCGAAGAAAGCCAATCGCGATCTGGCGCTGCTCTCGGCGGTGATGTTTTTGGATGAGCAGTTGAAGAATTAA
- a CDS encoding DUF1801 domain-containing protein, giving the protein MQSKAQSVKEYLAELPSDRRAAIEAVRQVILKNLKGGYEEGMTYGMIGYYVPHSLYPAGYHCNPKLPLPFAGLASQKQHMSLYLMSMYDCSDGVDEFRKAWAKTGKKLDMGKCCIRFKKLEDLALDLIGKSIANMPVKKWIEYYETSLRDHRKKKPTAKTSPAAKRKTKATRAK; this is encoded by the coding sequence ATGCAGAGCAAAGCACAATCCGTCAAGGAATATCTCGCGGAGCTTCCCTCCGACCGCCGCGCCGCCATCGAAGCCGTGCGACAGGTTATTCTCAAGAACCTCAAGGGCGGCTACGAGGAAGGCATGACCTACGGAATGATCGGCTATTACGTGCCGCACAGCCTTTATCCCGCGGGATATCACTGCAACCCGAAGTTGCCGCTGCCGTTTGCGGGACTCGCTTCGCAGAAGCAGCACATGTCGCTCTACCTGATGAGCATGTACGACTGCTCGGACGGCGTTGACGAATTTCGAAAGGCCTGGGCCAAGACGGGCAAGAAGCTCGACATGGGCAAGTGCTGCATCCGCTTCAAGAAGCTCGAGGATCTCGCGCTGGATCTGATCGGCAAATCCATCGCCAACATGCCGGTCAAGAAATGGATCGAATACTACGAAACGTCGCTGCGTGATCATCGCAAGAAGAAGCCGACCGCCAAAACCTCGCCCGCGGCCAAGCGAAAAACGAAAGCCACGCGCGCCAAATAG
- a CDS encoding argininosuccinate synthase codes for MSDRKNCVLAYSGGLDTTAIVVWLREQGYDVHTVLVDVGQEEDVTALCEKALRLGAKTAVARDARPLMCRAILPYAAGLAATYEGTYRLGTALARPFIALEQVRRARELGGATLAHGATGKGNDQIRFEFAYRSLAPEMPVVAPWKIWDLSGRRDLIDYIRAHGIEDDFELTKTYSMDENLWHLSVEGGALEDPAADVDVDEVLAAVASRFAGGVSAACSVPHAAGRTTITFHKGVPLALDGAAMEMSELVTTLNHRHRAAPWAWDLVIENRFTGIKSRGLYINPAAKLLHTAADALARTCLNKPLYDHYAALGRDYGATIYRGEYFSDQRVVLERAADAVMAHLTGAVTVDLSHSPYVAKIDAPQAIFSQRLATFEQSTFSHKDADGFIRLAWLTAVGRSAPEAGNVHAVETRHTAASDLRPGEHQPARRLVPAAV; via the coding sequence ATGAGCGATCGTAAGAACTGCGTCCTGGCTTACTCCGGCGGGCTGGATACCACCGCCATCGTCGTCTGGCTGCGCGAGCAGGGCTACGACGTGCACACCGTGCTGGTCGATGTCGGCCAGGAGGAAGACGTCACAGCCCTGTGTGAAAAGGCTCTTCGTCTCGGCGCGAAGACGGCCGTCGCGCGTGACGCCCGACCGCTGATGTGCCGCGCGATCCTGCCATACGCGGCCGGTTTGGCGGCAACGTACGAGGGAACCTACCGGCTCGGCACGGCGCTGGCTCGGCCGTTCATCGCGCTGGAACAGGTCCGCCGGGCGCGCGAGCTGGGCGGTGCGACACTGGCCCATGGCGCGACCGGCAAGGGCAACGATCAGATTCGCTTCGAGTTCGCCTATCGCTCGCTTGCTCCGGAAATGCCCGTGGTCGCACCGTGGAAAATCTGGGACCTGTCCGGCCGCAGGGACCTGATCGACTACATCCGCGCGCACGGCATCGAGGACGATTTCGAACTGACCAAGACGTACAGCATGGACGAGAATCTCTGGCATCTGTCGGTCGAGGGCGGCGCGCTGGAGGACCCGGCGGCCGACGTGGACGTGGACGAGGTGCTCGCGGCGGTCGCATCGCGCTTTGCCGGCGGCGTCTCGGCTGCGTGTTCCGTTCCGCACGCAGCCGGCAGGACGACCATCACGTTCCACAAGGGCGTGCCCCTCGCGCTGGACGGCGCGGCGATGGAGATGAGTGAACTGGTCACAACGCTGAATCACCGCCACCGCGCGGCGCCGTGGGCGTGGGACCTCGTGATCGAGAATCGCTTTACGGGCATCAAGTCGCGCGGGCTGTATATCAACCCCGCGGCCAAGCTGCTGCACACCGCCGCCGACGCGCTCGCGCGCACCTGCCTGAACAAGCCGCTGTACGATCATTACGCCGCGCTGGGGCGCGATTATGGGGCGACGATCTATCGCGGAGAGTATTTCTCCGACCAGCGCGTCGTGCTGGAGCGCGCGGCCGACGCGGTCATGGCGCATCTGACCGGCGCAGTCACCGTCGATCTTTCGCATTCGCCGTACGTCGCGAAGATCGACGCGCCGCAGGCCATCTTCAGCCAGCGCCTCGCCACGTTTGAACAAAGCACCTTTTCCCATAAAGATGCCGACGGATTCATCCGGCTGGCCTGGCTCACGGCCGTCGGACGATCCGCACCGGAGGCGGGGAATGTCCACGCTGTGGAAACAAGACACACCGCTGCATCCGACCTTCGCCCAGGTGAACACCAGCCTGCGCGACGACTGGTTCCTGCTGCCGTTTGA
- a CDS encoding MBL fold metallo-hydrolase yields the protein MSDQPLTVHVLGSGTSHGVPMIACDCAVCTSADPRDQRTRPSILIRRGDAHLLVDTSPELRLQCLANDVRRVDAVLFTHHHIDHLAGLDDIRRFNWLQQAELPCFGQPATLERLRAMFAYVFEDEPDYPSAKPRLTLHAIDGPFEAAGVTVTPIPLLHGRLPVLGYRVGDFAYCTDVSEIPAASWPLLEGLDLLILDALRHRPHPTHFNLEQAVDHARRIGARQTYFTHIAHELGHEETNRTLPAGMALAYDGQVISVL from the coding sequence ATGAGCGACCAGCCCCTCACGGTTCACGTGCTTGGCTCCGGCACGTCGCACGGCGTCCCGATGATCGCCTGCGACTGCGCCGTCTGCACCTCGGCCGACCCGCGCGACCAGCGAACGCGACCGAGCATCCTGATCCGCCGTGGCGATGCGCACCTGCTGGTCGATACGTCGCCGGAGCTGCGATTGCAATGTTTGGCAAACGATGTCCGCCGGGTCGATGCCGTGCTGTTCACGCATCATCATATCGATCACCTCGCCGGGCTTGACGACATACGTCGATTTAACTGGCTCCAGCAGGCCGAACTTCCCTGTTTCGGCCAGCCCGCGACGCTCGAACGGCTCCGCGCCATGTTCGCGTACGTTTTCGAAGACGAGCCGGACTACCCCAGCGCCAAGCCGCGGCTGACGCTGCATGCGATCGATGGGCCGTTCGAAGCAGCCGGCGTGACGGTGACGCCGATTCCGCTCCTGCACGGAAGATTGCCCGTGCTGGGGTATCGCGTCGGCGACTTCGCCTATTGCACGGACGTGAGCGAGATTCCGGCGGCGTCGTGGCCGCTGCTGGAAGGGCTGGACCTTTTGATTCTCGATGCCCTGCGCCATCGGCCCCATCCGACGCACTTTAATTTGGAGCAGGCCGTGGACCACGCCCGGCGCATCGGCGCACGGCAGACGTATTTCACGCACATCGCCCACGAACTGGGGCACGAAGAGACCAATCGCACGCTCCCGGCAGGCATGGCGCTGGCGTATGACGGGCAAGTCATTTCCGTGTTGTAG
- a CDS encoding murein L,D-transpeptidase, which produces MSFRLMRCFVLVLSLTTLTAHGSQYAKRERPAQPARGTAPERSAPIGAKGAASDDVVLALQVALDRSGFSPGVIDGAFGGKTRIAIEAFQRFAGLPATGSPDAATVERLRVADRPALQTYEVTAWDLSQIKPPPHRWEEKAKASLLGYSSALEMLAERGHCSQALVRRLNPGMRFERLAPGARVMLPNVNEPAEVRRATFIEIDLARKIVFALDARGNVVGLFHCSIAKDKAKRPRGQANVVTVNRNPEYLFDPAMWPEVKDVKRKLLIPAGPNNPVGLCWIGLSLRGYGMHGTPEPELIGKTGSHGCFRLANWDAIRLGKMVRVGTPVRFSQQSDRLAASR; this is translated from the coding sequence ATGTCCTTCAGATTGATGCGCTGCTTCGTGCTCGTGCTGTCGCTCACAACGCTGACGGCGCACGGTTCACAATACGCGAAGCGCGAACGGCCCGCTCAACCTGCTCGCGGGACTGCGCCTGAACGTTCAGCGCCAATCGGCGCGAAAGGCGCGGCCAGTGACGACGTCGTGCTGGCGCTTCAGGTCGCGCTGGACCGCTCCGGGTTCTCGCCCGGCGTGATCGACGGGGCGTTCGGCGGCAAGACGAGAATCGCGATCGAAGCTTTCCAGCGCTTCGCCGGACTGCCTGCAACCGGCTCCCCCGACGCCGCGACGGTGGAAAGGCTTCGTGTGGCCGATCGACCCGCGTTGCAGACCTATGAAGTGACCGCGTGGGACCTGTCGCAGATCAAGCCCCCGCCCCATCGCTGGGAGGAAAAGGCCAAAGCCTCGCTACTCGGCTACTCCTCGGCGCTGGAGATGCTCGCCGAGCGCGGCCATTGCTCGCAGGCGCTGGTCCGGCGACTCAATCCCGGCATGCGATTTGAGCGGCTCGCGCCCGGGGCGCGCGTCATGCTGCCAAACGTGAACGAGCCGGCGGAGGTGCGCCGCGCGACATTCATCGAGATCGACCTCGCTCGCAAGATCGTCTTCGCGCTCGATGCCCGCGGCAACGTCGTCGGCCTGTTTCATTGCTCCATCGCCAAGGACAAGGCCAAACGACCGCGCGGTCAGGCCAACGTTGTCACGGTCAACCGCAATCCCGAGTACCTGTTCGACCCCGCGATGTGGCCCGAAGTCAAAGACGTGAAACGCAAGCTGCTCATCCCCGCCGGGCCGAACAACCCCGTCGGCCTCTGCTGGATCGGCCTTTCACTCCGCGGATACGGCATGCACGGCACGCCCGAGCCGGAGCTGATCGGCAAGACCGGCTCGCACGGCTGCTTCCGCCTCGCAAACTGGGACGCGATTCGGCTTGGGAAGATGGTGCGGGTCGGCACGCCGGTTCGGTTCAGCCAGCAATCCGATCGGTTGGCCGCGTCGCGTTAG